The region GTCTGCCCGTCGAAGTCCCTACTTCACTTCCACGGTGGCGCCGGCCTCGGCAAATTTCTTCTTGATGTTCTCCGCCTCTTCCTTGGAGACGCCTTCCTTCACCGTCTTGGGGGCGCCGTCCACCAGGTCCTTGGCCTCCTTCAGGCCCAGGCTGGTGACTTCGCGCACCGCCTTGATGACGTTGATCTTGTTCGCGCCCACGTCCTTGAGGACGACGGTGAATTCCGTCTTCTCCTCCGCCGCCGGCGCGCCCGCCGCCGCCGCTCCGCCGCCCGCCATCACCACCGGCGCGGCGGCCGCCGCTGAGACGCCCAGCCGCTCCTCCAGGCGCTTCACCAGCTGCGCCGCGTCCAGCAGCGACAGCCCTACGATCTGTTCTTCCAACTGCTGCAAATCAGCCATTTCTTTTGTCTCCGCCTTGGTTGAAGATTTTCAATGACTCGATGATTCAGTGATTCATTCCGCAAATTTCTTTTCCTGGACGCCCTGGTTCACCACCACCGCCAGGTTCCGGCCCACGGCGTTCATCGCCGTCACCAGCCGCTGTGCCGGCGCGTTCATCAGGAACAGGAGCTTGGAGAAGATCTCCTCCCGTGACGGCATGGTCGCCAGGGCCTCGATCTCCGCCACCGACATCACGCGGCCTTCGACCACCGCCGCCTTGAAGCTGTATTCCGGGTTGTCCTTGGCGTACTTGGCCAGGGCCTTGGCCAGCGCCACCGGATCGCCCTCGGTGTAGGCGATCGAAGTCACCCCGGTCAGATCCTTCATCACCGGTTCCACCCGGGTTCCCTGCGCCGCCCGCTCCGCCAGCGTGTTCTTCACTACCCGGTAGCGCGCCCCGGCCGCGCGCACGCTCTTGCGCAGCTCGAAATCCTGCGACACCTTGAGCTTGGAGAA is a window of Terriglobales bacterium DNA encoding:
- the rplL gene encoding 50S ribosomal protein L7/L12 encodes the protein MADLQQLEEQIVGLSLLDAAQLVKRLEERLGVSAAAAAPVVMAGGGAAAAGAPAAEEKTEFTVVLKDVGANKINVIKAVREVTSLGLKEAKDLVDGAPKTVKEGVSKEEAENIKKKFAEAGATVEVK
- the rplJ gene encoding 50S ribosomal protein L10, with protein sequence MAVTKARKVEQVEKLSAELARASHMIVGTFSKLKVSQDFELRKSVRAAGARYRVVKNTLAERAAQGTRVEPVMKDLTGVTSIAYTEGDPVALAKALAKYAKDNPEYSFKAAVVEGRVMSVAEIEALATMPSREEIFSKLLFLMNAPAQRLVTAMNAVGRNLAVVVNQGVQEKKFAE